In Caldisericota bacterium, the following are encoded in one genomic region:
- a CDS encoding bifunctional alpha,alpha-trehalose-phosphate synthase (UDP-forming)/trehalose-phosphatase, which produces MERLIIVSNRLPVTVIKRKNGLSFNHSVGGLATGLGSFHNSHNSIWVGWPGVPCEKLNKKNRKSIETKLISEFSCYPVFLTQTNVDLYYNGFCNKTVWPLFHYFIQHAIFNKKLWEAYKQVNKIFSEKILENANPDDIIWIHDYHLLLLPKLLREKLPNAKIGFFLHIPFPSYEIFRLFPWRREILDGLLGADLIGFHTYSYVKHFLETVRRILDYEHAYGEITLSNRVVRVDAFPMGIDYEKFADAASDVKVQRKINRIRKKVGDRKVILSVDRLDYTKGIPERLETFDFFLDRYPEFKEKITYIIITVPSRTKVEHYRLLKKQVDELVGKINGKYGTFGWIPIWYIYRSLPFYTLAALYSIADIALVTPLRDGMNLVSKEFIASKVDSKGVLILSEMTGAAEELGEAIIVNPNNREEIAEALEEALLMPDEEQIERTKIMQKRLMRYNAKRWASDFIDSLLDIKKLQQGQGTRRFSHELELKLLDDYSKSDNRLILLDYDGTLVHFVKKPKKAKPDKELLKMLKSLASNTKNEIAVISGRNKETLDKWFSSLDIGLVAEHGAWIKERRKDWKKIEPLEDDWKKEIWPILELYVDRTPNSFIEEKSFSLV; this is translated from the coding sequence GTGGAAAGGTTAATAATCGTCTCGAATAGGTTGCCAGTTACGGTTATAAAAAGAAAAAACGGTTTGAGTTTCAACCATAGTGTTGGTGGGTTGGCTACAGGACTAGGCTCCTTTCACAATTCTCATAACAGTATTTGGGTTGGATGGCCTGGAGTTCCCTGCGAAAAGCTTAATAAGAAAAATAGAAAATCTATTGAAACAAAGTTAATTAGTGAGTTCTCCTGCTATCCTGTTTTCTTGACTCAAACAAATGTTGATTTATATTACAATGGTTTTTGTAATAAAACCGTTTGGCCACTTTTCCACTATTTTATACAACATGCAATCTTTAATAAAAAATTATGGGAAGCTTACAAACAAGTGAACAAGATTTTTAGTGAAAAAATCTTGGAAAATGCAAATCCTGATGATATTATCTGGATACACGACTATCATCTGTTACTTCTTCCAAAACTTTTAAGGGAGAAATTGCCAAACGCTAAGATAGGTTTTTTCCTTCATATTCCATTTCCCTCCTATGAAATCTTTCGTCTTTTTCCTTGGCGAAGGGAAATCTTGGATGGGCTTTTAGGAGCCGATCTCATTGGTTTCCACACTTATAGCTATGTTAAACATTTTCTTGAAACCGTTCGACGAATACTTGATTATGAACATGCTTATGGAGAGATAACACTTAGCAATAGGGTTGTAAGGGTGGATGCCTTCCCGATGGGAATCGACTATGAGAAATTTGCAGATGCAGCATCCGATGTCAAAGTGCAAAGAAAAATTAATAGAATTCGTAAAAAAGTAGGAGACCGTAAAGTAATACTTTCAGTCGATAGGCTAGATTACACGAAAGGCATACCAGAGCGTTTGGAAACATTTGATTTCTTTTTAGATAGATACCCAGAGTTTAAGGAGAAAATAACGTATATCATCATTACAGTTCCTTCACGTACAAAAGTAGAACATTATAGGTTATTGAAAAAACAGGTAGATGAATTAGTAGGCAAAATTAATGGAAAATATGGAACTTTTGGATGGATACCAATATGGTATATCTATCGCTCCTTACCATTTTACACGTTGGCTGCCCTCTACAGTATAGCTGATATAGCCCTTGTTACTCCCCTCAGAGACGGAATGAACTTGGTATCTAAAGAATTCATTGCCTCCAAGGTTGATTCCAAGGGTGTTTTAATTCTCAGTGAAATGACAGGAGCTGCGGAAGAGCTGGGAGAAGCAATTATAGTAAATCCAAACAATAGAGAAGAGATTGCAGAAGCTCTAGAAGAAGCCCTTTTGATGCCTGATGAAGAACAAATAGAGCGAACTAAAATTATGCAGAAAAGATTGATGCGGTATAATGCAAAACGATGGGCAAGCGATTTTATTGATAGCTTGCTTGATATCAAAAAACTTCAGCAGGGTCAGGGTACGAGAAGGTTTTCACATGAATTGGAGCTCAAATTATTAGATGACTATTCTAAAAGTGATAATCGATTGATTTTGTTAGATTATGATGGGACCCTTGTTCATTTCGTGAAAAAGCCTAAAAAAGCAAAACCTGATAAGGAACTTCTAAAGATGCTGAAATCTTTAGCAAGTAACACAAAAAATGAGATTGCAGTTATAAGTGGCCGAAATAAAGAAACATTAGATAAATGGTTCAGCTCTTTAGACATAGGATTGGTTGCAGAACATGGTGCGTGGATTAAAGAAAGAAGAAAGGACTGGAAAAAAATAGAACCATTGGAAGATGATTGGAAAAAGGAAATATGGCCAATACTTGAACTATATGTAGATAGAACCCCGAACTCTTTTATAGAAGAAAAAAGTTTTTCTCTTGT